CCTGCAGTTACCATATTCGGAAAGAGCTGGGACATGCATGTAAAGGATGCACTCAGGGTAAACATGAGAGAAAACCTTGTTCTCATAAGCGATTCAGTAGAATATTTAAAATCAAAAGTAGACGAGGTCATCTATGATGCAGAGCACTTCTTTGATGGATATAAGTCAAATCCTGAATATGCAATAAAGACCCTTATCTCTGCTGAGCGTGCAGGGGCAGACTGTATCGCCCTCTGTGATACAAATGGTGGAACACTTCCATCAGAAATTAAAAGGATATTTAAAGAGGTCACTGACGTTATCAAGATACCACTCGGAATACATGCACATAATGATAGTGAGATGGCGGTTGCAAATACGATTATTGCTGTGGAGATGGGAGCAAATCATGTCCAGGGAACGATTAACGGTTTCGGAGAAAGATGTGGCAATGCCAATCTATCTTCGGTGATACCAAACATAAAATTGAAACTCAAGCTCGACTGCATCAGTGATGAACATCTCAAAAAGCTCAGGGAGGTATCGAGATTTGTTGATGAGATAGCAAACCTCAGACACTTTAAGCGACAGCCATATGTTGGTGACAGTGCCTTTGCTCATAAAGCTGGTGTGCATATCTCAGCGGTTCAGAGAAATCCTCAGACCTATGAGCATATTCATCCAGAACTGGTCGGAAATTACAGGAGGACACTTATCTCAGACCTCTCTGGGAAAAGCAATGTACTTCAGAAGGCAAAGGAGTTTAACATAAAGATAGAGCGGGATTCTATGCATCTTCAGGATATACTCACTACACTTAAAAATCTTGAGAATCAAGGTTTTCAGTTTGAAGGTGCAGAAGGTTCCTTTGAACTTCTGATGAAGAAAACGCTCGGAATACACAAGAGCTTCTTCGAACTCATGGGCTTCAGGGTGATTGTTGAAAAGAGAAAAGGAGGAGAGGAACCTATCAGCGAAGCTACTATAATGGTAAAAGTGGGGGATAAAGTAGAGCATACAGCAGCAACAGGTAACGGCCCTGTGAATGCCCTCGATAACGCACTGAGAAAGGCACTTGAAAAATTTTATCCAGGGCTCAAAGAAGTAAAACTCATAGATTACAAGGTAAGGGTGCTGGCTGCTAATCAGGGGACTGCTGCAAAGGTAAGGGTGCTTATTGAGTCAGGAGACGATGGAAAACGGTGGGGAACTGTAGGGGTATCAGAGAATATAATAGAAGCATCGTGGCAGGCGTTGGTTGACAGTATAGAGTATAAATTGTTGAAGGAGGA
The window above is part of the Nitrospirota bacterium genome. Proteins encoded here:
- the cimA gene encoding citramalate synthase — encoded protein: MRLIKIYDTTLRDGAQTEDISFSVEDKLRISQKLDELGVHYIEGGWPGSNPRDIEFFRMAKKELHLKNSILVAFGSTKRSKVKVKDDTNIKALIEAKTPAVTIFGKSWDMHVKDALRVNMRENLVLISDSVEYLKSKVDEVIYDAEHFFDGYKSNPEYAIKTLISAERAGADCIALCDTNGGTLPSEIKRIFKEVTDVIKIPLGIHAHNDSEMAVANTIIAVEMGANHVQGTINGFGERCGNANLSSVIPNIKLKLKLDCISDEHLKKLREVSRFVDEIANLRHFKRQPYVGDSAFAHKAGVHISAVQRNPQTYEHIHPELVGNYRRTLISDLSGKSNVLQKAKEFNIKIERDSMHLQDILTTLKNLENQGFQFEGAEGSFELLMKKTLGIHKSFFELMGFRVIVEKRKGGEEPISEATIMVKVGDKVEHTAATGNGPVNALDNALRKALEKFYPGLKEVKLIDYKVRVLAANQGTAAKVRVLIESGDDGKRWGTVGVSENIIEASWQALVDSIEYKLLKEET